In Picosynechococcus sp. PCC 7002, the following are encoded in one genomic region:
- a CDS encoding haloacid dehalogenase-like hydrolase → MDDKPVRQGFSDFLQFLGDRQVPIVVVSGGLVPMVERVLARPGTDGNPLHDHIETVAAMNIDTFDPYFKIIAPFEGGTEMVEKVQVMGKYKYQKAIAIGDSLTDINMALKADLVFARDRLQQYLDEEGKTYVPWETFDDIRHYLETNGFPA, encoded by the coding sequence GTGGATGATAAGCCTGTGCGTCAGGGCTTCAGTGATTTTCTCCAGTTTTTAGGCGATCGCCAAGTGCCGATTGTCGTGGTCTCCGGCGGCCTCGTGCCAATGGTAGAGCGGGTTTTAGCGCGCCCCGGTACCGATGGCAACCCCCTGCATGATCACATTGAAACGGTTGCCGCGATGAATATTGATACCTTTGATCCCTATTTCAAAATTATTGCGCCCTTTGAAGGGGGGACAGAAATGGTGGAAAAAGTGCAAGTGATGGGGAAGTATAAATACCAAAAGGCGATCGCCATCGGGGATTCCCTGACGGATATCAATATGGCCCTCAAAGCAGATTTGGTTTTTGCCCGCGATCGCCTCCAGCAATATCTGGATGAAGAAGGCAAAACTTACGTGCCTTGGGAAACCTTTGATGATATCCGCCATTACCTCGAAACCAACGGTTTTCCGGCCTAG
- a CDS encoding pentapeptide repeat-containing protein, with protein MVLLVFGARLHKAGPMNIEALLNDYALGQRLFPRERFTAANLTGLDLAHTNFTGGNFVSASLARTNLHHCHLRQANLKRAFLYGANLSYAKLDQADLTGADLTKVNLQGATLTQATLNHAQLSGAIMRWVTFFMADLQNVNLCGANLTGVNFRGANLTGADLSWSNLSEAKLSGAILQETNLQGIQLQAAYLNGVDFRRQDFSGLNCAGILFCGGKGHDMNLVGTNLTGAKLRFTSFVRANFSRASLHQADFQHGNLTAANCQYVEAIASNFQQAELVSTDFRHAQLQRADFRGANLWGANFARADLRGAKFQGAKLNQTNFQGAVFEFDPRTQTLLAS; from the coding sequence ATGGTGCTGCTCGTTTTTGGTGCTCGGTTGCATAAAGCTGGCCCTATGAATATTGAAGCGCTTCTCAATGACTATGCCTTGGGACAGAGGTTATTTCCCAGGGAACGGTTTACTGCCGCAAACTTGACTGGGTTAGACCTAGCCCATACCAACTTTACCGGAGGAAATTTTGTTTCTGCCTCCCTCGCAAGGACGAATTTGCACCATTGCCATCTACGTCAGGCCAACCTCAAACGAGCTTTTTTATACGGCGCGAACCTTAGCTATGCCAAATTAGACCAAGCCGATTTGACCGGCGCGGATCTCACGAAAGTTAATCTCCAGGGGGCGACCTTAACCCAAGCAACCCTAAATCACGCCCAGCTCAGTGGGGCCATTATGCGTTGGGTCACTTTTTTCATGGCAGATCTCCAAAATGTGAATCTCTGTGGCGCCAATTTAACGGGGGTCAATTTTCGCGGGGCCAATTTAACAGGAGCGGATCTCAGTTGGAGTAATTTGAGTGAGGCGAAGCTCAGTGGTGCGATTTTGCAGGAAACAAATTTACAAGGCATACAGTTACAGGCCGCCTATCTCAATGGTGTTGATTTTCGGCGGCAGGATTTTAGTGGTCTCAATTGTGCTGGAATTCTTTTCTGCGGTGGAAAAGGCCACGATATGAACTTGGTGGGAACCAATTTAACTGGAGCCAAACTGCGTTTTACAAGTTTTGTCCGGGCCAATTTCTCACGGGCATCTCTGCACCAAGCTGATTTCCAACACGGAAATTTAACCGCCGCTAACTGTCAATATGTAGAGGCGATCGCCAGCAATTTTCAGCAAGCAGAATTAGTTTCGACGGATTTTCGGCATGCTCAACTCCAAAGGGCCGATTTTCGGGGCGCAAATCTCTGGGGAGCCAATTTCGCCCGTGCTGACCTCCGGGGAGCCAAGTTTCAGGGCGCTAAACTAAATCAGACAAATTTCCAAGGGGCTGTTTTTGAATTCGATCCCCGCACACAGACTCTCCTTGCTTCGTAA
- a CDS encoding TIGR03279 family radical SAM protein: MSVSTIKPAQICHVVPDSIAAEIGFEAGDALVSINGMKPRDLIDYQFLCADEYLELEVLDAKGKSHHLEIEKDYDEDLGLEFENALFDGLIQCNNRCPFCFIDQQPPGKRQSLYLKDDDYRLSFLYGSYLTLTNLTEREWQRINQMRLSPLFVSVHATEPEIRRQLLKNDRAGEILTQLQWFADHRLQIHAQVVVCPGINDGPHLERTLRDLAEFHRGDLPAVISAAVVPVGLTRFRPNLTELSPVDQAKAQEVIAQVTALQAEFRERFQTNFAWLADEWFLIARAELPPESHYEDYPQLGNGVGSIRQFIRDFLNTADETLPSAIAKPKHFTWVVGNAVEQAFEPLVARLNQVENLTITLAALNSDYWGQAITVTGLLTGEDLIKKLAGRDFGDGILLPTVMLKHDEAKFLDDKTVAEVAITLETPIYAVENVLDLMNRCCQD; the protein is encoded by the coding sequence ATGAGCGTCTCCACCATCAAGCCCGCCCAAATTTGCCACGTTGTCCCCGATTCCATTGCCGCTGAAATTGGCTTTGAGGCTGGTGATGCCCTCGTTTCCATCAATGGGATGAAGCCGAGGGATCTCATCGATTATCAATTTCTCTGCGCCGACGAATACCTCGAATTAGAAGTCCTCGATGCTAAGGGGAAATCCCATCACCTCGAAATCGAAAAAGACTACGACGAAGACCTGGGTTTAGAGTTTGAAAATGCCCTCTTTGACGGTTTGATCCAATGCAATAACCGCTGTCCCTTTTGCTTTATCGACCAGCAGCCCCCCGGCAAACGCCAAAGCCTCTACTTAAAAGATGACGACTATCGCCTCAGCTTTCTCTATGGCAGTTATCTCACCCTGACCAACCTGACCGAGCGGGAATGGCAACGCATTAACCAAATGCGCCTCTCGCCCCTGTTTGTGTCCGTCCATGCCACTGAGCCGGAGATTCGTCGGCAACTCCTCAAAAATGACCGCGCCGGGGAAATTCTCACGCAACTCCAATGGTTTGCGGATCATCGCTTACAAATCCACGCCCAAGTCGTCGTTTGTCCTGGGATCAACGATGGGCCTCATTTAGAAAGAACATTGCGGGATTTGGCTGAATTTCACAGGGGAGATTTACCCGCTGTGATTTCGGCAGCGGTGGTGCCGGTCGGTTTAACTCGTTTTCGCCCTAATTTGACGGAACTGAGCCCCGTTGATCAGGCCAAAGCCCAGGAAGTGATCGCCCAGGTGACAGCGCTCCAGGCAGAGTTCCGGGAACGGTTTCAAACGAATTTTGCTTGGCTGGCCGATGAGTGGTTCCTGATTGCACGGGCAGAACTGCCGCCGGAGTCCCATTACGAAGACTATCCTCAACTGGGGAATGGGGTGGGTTCGATTCGCCAGTTCATCCGGGATTTTCTCAACACCGCCGATGAGACTTTACCGTCGGCGATCGCCAAACCCAAGCACTTCACTTGGGTCGTAGGGAATGCCGTAGAACAAGCCTTTGAACCCCTTGTCGCGCGTCTAAACCAAGTGGAAAATTTAACGATTACCCTAGCAGCCTTAAATAGTGACTACTGGGGCCAGGCGATTACGGTTACCGGACTGCTCACGGGGGAAGACTTGATTAAAAAACTGGCTGGCCGAGATTTTGGCGATGGCATTTTGCTCCCGACGGTGATGCTTAAGCACGATGAAGCCAAATTCCTCGATGATAAAACGGTGGCAGAAGTGGCGATCACCTTAGAGACCCCCATCTATGCTGTAGAAAATGTCTTAGATTTGATGAACCGCTGTTGTCAAGATTAA
- a CDS encoding undecaprenyl-diphosphate phosphatase yields MLKKKQQRHWFEFSSMVALGLVLFLLISFWHLRINAATPENTLAIAPVQFNWFQGIILGLVQGLTEFIPISSTAHLKVIPVALGWPDPGVALTAVIQLGSIVAVLGYFWQDLRQVIGGAWQAWQQKDWQKQEWRMFWGIVWGTFPILGVGLLLKIFVPNYDASPLRSLTAIAIASIVMAILLALAERYPRHQRAFDQLSLKDGILMGCAQALAVIPGVSRSGSTITAGLFMNLDRATAARFSFLLGIPAITIAGLVEFQGLVSGGLTTVPPLTLIVSLISSAVFSYLAIAWLIQFLQKHQTWVFVWYRLGFGMIILALTLLR; encoded by the coding sequence ATGCTCAAAAAAAAGCAACAACGGCACTGGTTTGAGTTCAGCAGTATGGTGGCCCTCGGCTTGGTTCTATTTCTGTTGATTAGCTTTTGGCATCTGCGCATCAATGCGGCAACGCCCGAAAATACGTTGGCGATCGCCCCGGTACAGTTCAATTGGTTCCAAGGGATTATTTTAGGATTGGTGCAAGGCTTAACCGAATTCATCCCCATCAGTAGCACTGCTCACCTCAAGGTGATCCCCGTGGCCCTCGGTTGGCCCGATCCAGGGGTGGCTCTCACCGCCGTGATTCAACTGGGGAGCATCGTCGCTGTGCTGGGTTATTTCTGGCAAGATTTACGGCAGGTCATTGGTGGGGCCTGGCAAGCTTGGCAACAAAAAGATTGGCAAAAACAAGAGTGGCGCATGTTTTGGGGCATTGTGTGGGGGACTTTCCCGATTCTTGGTGTGGGTCTGCTGCTGAAAATTTTTGTCCCTAACTATGACGCGTCACCGTTGCGCAGCTTAACCGCCATTGCGATCGCCTCCATTGTGATGGCGATTTTGTTAGCCCTTGCCGAACGTTATCCCCGGCACCAACGCGCCTTTGACCAGCTCAGCCTCAAGGATGGTATTCTCATGGGCTGCGCCCAAGCCCTCGCTGTCATCCCCGGAGTGTCGCGGTCTGGTTCGACGATTACAGCGGGTTTGTTTATGAATCTAGACCGAGCTACGGCGGCGCGTTTTTCGTTTCTGCTAGGGATTCCGGCTATTACCATCGCTGGCCTGGTGGAATTCCAAGGGTTAGTGAGTGGGGGATTAACAACGGTGCCGCCCCTCACCCTGATTGTCAGTCTGATTTCTTCAGCGGTGTTTTCCTACTTGGCGATCGCCTGGCTGATCCAATTTCTCCAAAAACACCAAACCTGGGTTTTCGTCTGGTATCGATTGGGCTTTGGTATGATCATCTTGGCATTAACCCTGCTGCGTTAA
- a CDS encoding DUF3120 domain-containing protein produces MPLLICLASGFLVSVPVFFQAPLVRTAPWLSLALTLLWVAIACGLRQRENTEIWGDLLWGFSWSWLAGAIYWGWLRYEPFLHLPVEAIGLPFALWGLWQKRGLVGHLFYLGSLLGTAITDIYFYLTDLIPYWRKLMYAEPDFVMPIFQAALAQMQTLWGISWAVVLVNLLIGISWWAFRQPQIPYWSFAGAVVSTLLVDGLFWIAACFA; encoded by the coding sequence ATTCCCCTGCTAATTTGCCTCGCGTCGGGCTTCTTGGTTTCTGTGCCTGTTTTTTTCCAAGCCCCCCTGGTCAGGACAGCTCCCTGGCTGAGTTTGGCCTTGACTCTCCTCTGGGTAGCGATCGCCTGTGGCCTCCGGCAGCGAGAAAATACCGAAATTTGGGGTGATCTCCTCTGGGGTTTTAGCTGGAGTTGGTTAGCCGGAGCCATCTATTGGGGCTGGTTGCGCTACGAACCCTTTTTACATCTTCCGGTGGAGGCAATTGGGCTACCCTTTGCCCTGTGGGGCCTGTGGCAAAAGCGGGGCTTGGTGGGACATTTGTTTTACCTGGGTTCCCTTCTTGGTACGGCGATCACCGACATTTACTTTTATCTCACGGATTTGATCCCCTACTGGCGCAAGCTCATGTATGCTGAGCCGGATTTTGTGATGCCTATTTTCCAGGCGGCCTTGGCCCAGATGCAGACCCTCTGGGGCATCAGTTGGGCGGTTGTTCTAGTGAATTTATTGATCGGCATTAGTTGGTGGGCCTTCCGTCAGCCCCAAATTCCCTACTGGAGTTTCGCCGGAGCCGTAGTCAGTACCCTCCTCGTCGATGGTCTGTTCTGGATTGCTGCCTGCTTCGCCTAG
- the hpf gene encoding ribosome hibernation-promoting factor, HPF/YfiA family → MKLLIQGNNIAVTESIHDYVESKLEKATKHFQTFATKVDVHLSVANNARITDKHKAEVTVYANGTVIRAQEGSENLYASIDLVSDKIARQLRKYKEKNFGKKTHVQEKTSEVLPEDPVPDNLIGDRAPELPSEVVRMKYFAMPPMTIDEALEQLQLVDHDFYMFLNKDTNAINVIYIRNHGGYGVIQPRLGKE, encoded by the coding sequence ATGAAGCTATTGATCCAAGGCAACAACATTGCAGTAACTGAATCGATCCATGACTATGTTGAAAGTAAGCTTGAAAAAGCAACCAAGCACTTTCAAACCTTCGCCACAAAAGTAGATGTGCACTTGTCTGTTGCTAACAATGCTCGCATTACCGACAAGCATAAAGCTGAAGTTACTGTTTACGCCAATGGTACAGTGATTCGCGCCCAGGAAGGCAGTGAAAATCTCTACGCCAGCATTGACCTTGTTTCTGATAAAATCGCCCGCCAACTCCGCAAATATAAAGAGAAAAATTTTGGCAAGAAAACCCACGTTCAGGAAAAAACCAGTGAAGTGTTACCTGAGGATCCGGTGCCAGATAATCTCATTGGCGATCGCGCCCCAGAGCTTCCCTCTGAAGTGGTACGGATGAAGTATTTTGCGATGCCCCCCATGACCATTGATGAGGCTTTAGAGCAGTTGCAGTTGGTAGACCACGACTTCTATATGTTCTTGAACAAAGACACAAACGCTATCAATGTGATCTATATCCGCAACCACGGTGGTTATGGTGTAATCCAACCACGCTTGGGCAAAGAATAG
- a CDS encoding SAM hydrolase/SAM-dependent halogenase family protein produces the protein MMAIALVTDFGLQDGYVGTMKGVMAAIAPQALVIDLSHNVPPQDLWAGRFCLLSAAPYFPPETIFVGVVDPGVGTNRQAIVVELNQGYFVGPNNGLGSGLFADDAIIAAVELDNPQYWRSPLRENLSHTFHGRDIFAPVAAHLSLGVPLSKLGRPLKSAEIIRLDVPPYQSNGKSYTGIIQHIDHFGNLITTIPNTVCANNQGQATLAGQQIPLVCTYGDVPKNHPCALVGSHGWLEISVNQGNAQHFFQVQRGAMVQYQIC, from the coding sequence ATGATGGCGATCGCCTTAGTGACAGATTTCGGTTTACAAGACGGCTATGTGGGGACAATGAAGGGGGTCATGGCGGCGATCGCCCCCCAAGCCCTAGTGATTGATCTCAGCCACAATGTTCCGCCCCAGGATCTGTGGGCTGGTCGCTTTTGTCTGTTGAGTGCAGCGCCTTATTTCCCGCCGGAAACAATCTTCGTGGGCGTTGTGGATCCGGGGGTGGGCACTAACCGCCAGGCGATCGTCGTGGAATTGAACCAAGGTTATTTTGTGGGGCCAAATAACGGTCTAGGGAGCGGTTTGTTTGCAGATGATGCCATTATTGCGGCGGTAGAACTGGATAATCCCCAGTATTGGCGATCGCCCCTGAGGGAAAACCTGAGTCACACTTTCCATGGCCGGGACATTTTCGCGCCAGTGGCAGCCCATCTTTCCCTGGGCGTTCCTTTATCCAAGCTGGGTCGTCCCCTTAAATCAGCAGAAATCATTCGTTTAGATGTTCCCCCCTATCAGAGCAATGGCAAGTCCTACACCGGGATAATTCAGCACATTGACCACTTTGGGAACTTGATTACCACCATTCCCAATACTGTATGTGCAAATAATCAGGGCCAAGCAACGTTAGCGGGTCAACAAATTCCCCTGGTTTGTACCTATGGAGATGTACCGAAAAATCATCCCTGTGCCTTGGTAGGAAGCCATGGTTGGTTAGAAATCAGTGTAAATCAAGGTAATGCCCAACACTTTTTTCAGGTGCAACGGGGCGCAATGGTTCAATACCAAATTTGCTAA
- the pirA gene encoding arginine synthesis PII-interacting regulator PirA: MFRNVQQQIVKQIKRTHRENLKKNLQHRLEAARNSGNDHLVQQLEAEAQYLGIG; the protein is encoded by the coding sequence ATGTTTAGAAACGTTCAACAGCAAATCGTCAAGCAAATTAAACGCACCCACCGCGAAAACCTCAAGAAAAATTTGCAGCATCGCCTCGAAGCCGCCCGGAATTCCGGCAATGACCACCTCGTGCAGCAGTTAGAAGCGGAGGCCCAGTACCTTGGGATCGGTTAA
- a CDS encoding GuaB3 family IMP dehydrogenase-related protein, translating to MDIQIGRGKTARRAYGFDEIALVPGGRTLDPELADTSLEIGGIKLNIPILASAMDGVVDVKMAALLSDLGAMGVLNLEGLQTRYEDPNPVLDRIAAVDKTEFVGLMQELYSKPIQPELIQKRIQEIKAQNGLAAVSLTPVGATKYGKIVADAGADILFIQATVVSTSHLSPEGIVPLNLHKLCSELPIPVVLGNCVTYDAALELMRAGAAAVLVGIGPGAACTSRGVLGVGVPQATAVADCSAARDDYEKESGRYVPIIADGGIVTGGDICKCIASGADAVMIGSPIARAAEAPGRGFHWGMATPSPVLPRGTRINVGTTGTITQIMTGPAKLDDGTHNLLGALKTSMGTLGAKNIKEMQQVEVVIAPSLLTEGKVYQKAQKLGMGK from the coding sequence GTGGACATTCAAATTGGTCGTGGCAAAACAGCTCGTCGTGCTTACGGATTCGATGAGATTGCCCTCGTTCCGGGCGGTCGTACCCTAGACCCTGAACTGGCAGATACCAGTCTCGAAATTGGTGGAATTAAGCTAAATATCCCAATTTTAGCCAGTGCAATGGATGGCGTTGTCGATGTAAAAATGGCAGCGCTGCTTTCTGATTTGGGTGCAATGGGCGTATTGAACCTTGAGGGACTCCAAACCCGTTATGAAGACCCCAACCCAGTCCTTGATCGGATCGCCGCAGTTGATAAAACCGAGTTTGTCGGCTTAATGCAAGAGCTCTATTCCAAGCCGATCCAACCGGAGCTAATCCAGAAACGCATCCAAGAAATCAAGGCTCAAAACGGCCTCGCTGCAGTGAGTCTTACCCCTGTCGGTGCCACCAAATATGGCAAAATTGTCGCTGATGCTGGGGCCGATATTCTCTTTATCCAAGCAACGGTAGTTTCTACTTCTCACCTATCTCCTGAAGGGATTGTCCCCCTAAACTTGCACAAACTTTGTTCTGAACTGCCCATTCCAGTTGTCCTGGGGAACTGCGTTACCTATGATGCAGCGTTGGAACTGATGCGTGCAGGGGCAGCGGCCGTGCTCGTGGGGATTGGCCCCGGAGCGGCTTGTACTTCCCGTGGTGTGCTTGGAGTTGGTGTTCCCCAGGCAACCGCAGTTGCTGATTGTTCTGCGGCCCGCGATGATTATGAGAAAGAATCTGGCCGCTATGTGCCGATCATTGCCGATGGTGGAATTGTTACTGGTGGCGATATTTGTAAATGTATTGCTTCTGGGGCAGATGCAGTAATGATTGGGTCTCCCATTGCCCGTGCGGCGGAAGCACCGGGTCGCGGTTTCCACTGGGGGATGGCTACACCTAGCCCTGTACTACCCCGGGGAACTCGGATTAATGTGGGGACAACTGGCACGATTACCCAGATTATGACGGGGCCAGCGAAACTTGATGATGGAACCCACAATCTCTTGGGCGCTCTCAAAACAAGTATGGGAACCCTCGGCGCCAAAAATATCAAGGAAATGCAACAGGTAGAAGTAGTAATTGCTCCTTCGCTGTTGACAGAAGGGAAGGTCTACCAAAAAGCCCAAAAACTGGGCATGGGTAAATAG
- the menB gene encoding 1,4-dihydroxy-2-naphthoyl-CoA synthase, translating to MESLAWQAVKAYEDILYQKLDGIAKITINRPHKRNAFRPQTIFEMYEAFCDAREDQDIGVILLTGAGPHTDGKYAFCSGGDQSVRGEGGYVDQAGVPRLNVLDLQKLIRSMPKVVIALVAGYAIGGGHVLHLLCDLTIAADNAIFGQTGPKVGSFDGGFGASYMARIVGQKKAREIWFLCRQYDAQQALQMGLVNQVVPIAQLEAEGVQWAREVLSKSPIAIRCLKAALNADCDGQAGLQELAGNATMLYYMTEEGREGKQAFLEKRSPNFRQYPWLP from the coding sequence ATGGAATCTCTTGCTTGGCAAGCCGTTAAAGCTTACGAAGATATTTTGTATCAAAAGTTAGATGGGATTGCAAAAATCACGATTAATCGTCCCCACAAGCGCAATGCCTTTCGACCCCAGACAATCTTTGAAATGTATGAGGCCTTCTGCGATGCCCGGGAAGATCAAGACATCGGTGTCATCCTGCTCACGGGGGCTGGCCCCCATACGGATGGGAAATATGCGTTCTGCTCTGGTGGCGACCAATCGGTGCGGGGTGAGGGCGGCTATGTCGATCAAGCCGGGGTACCGCGCCTAAACGTGCTGGATCTGCAGAAACTGATTCGCTCGATGCCCAAGGTGGTGATCGCTTTGGTGGCGGGCTACGCGATCGGCGGCGGCCATGTACTGCATCTTCTTTGTGATCTAACGATTGCCGCAGATAATGCAATTTTTGGGCAAACGGGGCCAAAAGTAGGCAGTTTTGACGGTGGATTTGGGGCGAGTTACATGGCGCGCATTGTTGGACAAAAAAAAGCCCGGGAAATTTGGTTTCTTTGTCGTCAGTATGATGCCCAGCAAGCGCTGCAAATGGGCCTAGTAAATCAAGTGGTTCCCATCGCCCAGCTAGAGGCTGAGGGGGTGCAGTGGGCCAGGGAAGTGTTGAGTAAAAGCCCCATTGCGATTCGCTGCCTCAAGGCGGCGCTGAATGCTGATTGTGACGGGCAAGCGGGCCTCCAGGAGCTAGCGGGGAATGCCACTATGCTTTATTACATGACAGAAGAGGGCAGAGAAGGGAAGCAGGCTTTTTTGGAAAAGCGATCGCCAAATTTCCGCCAATATCCCTGGTTGCCGTAA
- a CDS encoding photosystem II manganese-stabilizing polypeptide, protein MKLRSLLAAILALCIGVLTACSEAPDAATVDVKQLTYDEILNTGLANSCPQIANFTRGTIPIAPNETIEFSDLCLEPQTYFVKEEPLNKRREAEFIEGKPLTRYTSSLEQMTGKIKADSEGLLTLVEEDGIDFQPITVQLPGGDQVPFLFTIKNLVAQTSTPSDSINTSTDFIGEFRVPPYRGAVFLDPKARGTASGYDNAVALPSQADEEELTRANIKQYESRTGEISLQIAKIDEKTGEIAGTFESEQTSSTDMGAEDPEEVRIRGIFYARLKTAA, encoded by the coding sequence ATGAAGTTACGTTCGTTATTAGCAGCCATTCTGGCTCTGTGTATCGGCGTGCTAACTGCTTGTAGTGAAGCGCCCGATGCTGCGACCGTCGATGTGAAGCAACTAACATACGACGAAATTCTCAATACAGGACTCGCGAACTCCTGCCCCCAAATCGCGAACTTCACCCGGGGAACAATTCCCATTGCCCCCAATGAAACCATTGAATTCTCTGACCTCTGCTTAGAGCCTCAAACCTATTTCGTTAAGGAAGAGCCCCTCAACAAGCGTCGTGAAGCTGAATTCATCGAAGGTAAGCCCCTTACCCGCTACACCTCTTCCCTCGAACAAATGACCGGGAAGATCAAAGCCGATAGCGAAGGGCTCCTTACCCTGGTAGAAGAAGACGGTATCGATTTCCAACCGATTACGGTTCAGTTGCCCGGTGGTGACCAAGTACCTTTCCTCTTCACCATTAAAAATCTAGTGGCCCAGACCTCTACCCCGTCTGACTCCATCAACACTTCCACTGATTTCATCGGTGAATTCCGGGTTCCCCCCTATCGTGGTGCCGTATTCCTTGATCCCAAGGCCCGTGGTACTGCTAGCGGTTATGACAACGCTGTCGCTCTACCTTCCCAAGCCGATGAAGAAGAGCTAACCCGCGCCAACATCAAGCAGTATGAATCTCGCACTGGTGAAATTTCCCTGCAAATTGCCAAAATCGACGAGAAAACTGGTGAAATTGCCGGCACCTTTGAAAGCGAGCAAACTTCATCCACTGACATGGGTGCAGAAGATCCCGAAGAAGTCCGAATTCGCGGTATTTTCTATGCACGTCTAAAGACGGCTGCTTAA
- the sigC gene encoding RNA polymerase sigma factor SigC yields MTTAKQSKSQGSFDSLTETASNDELAVFDPDETTLRNGQTTDLVRLYLQDIGRVPLLERDEELTEARKVQNYIQLLEKRQEGAEAGDEILAEFLSCINVHDRLAIELGCRPSLNRWAQEMNLERAVLRDIIRQGKQRWAEQVGLSVKELDSILKAGAKAKEHMIQANLRLVVSVAKKYQNRGLELLDLIQEGTLGLERAVDKFDPTKGYRFSTYAYWWIRQGITRAIATQSRTIRLPVHVTEKLNKIKKAQRQISQTQGCTPSLDDVAQALEMTPEQVREVLQKVPRSVSLEIRVGKDRDTELGDLLETQDASPEENLVRESLQRDLHNLLTELTDREREVIQLRYGLGDGKTYSLAEIGRMLELSRERVRQIEAKALQKLRQPKRRNIMRDYLDTLS; encoded by the coding sequence ATGACCACCGCCAAGCAGTCCAAGAGCCAAGGTTCCTTTGACTCCCTAACCGAAACCGCTAGCAACGATGAGCTTGCTGTGTTTGATCCGGATGAAACAACCCTCCGGAATGGTCAGACCACAGATTTAGTGAGGCTGTATCTGCAGGACATCGGGCGCGTACCGTTACTCGAAAGAGATGAAGAGCTAACGGAAGCCCGCAAGGTTCAAAATTATATCCAGCTTTTGGAAAAACGACAAGAGGGGGCAGAAGCAGGCGACGAAATTTTGGCAGAATTTTTGAGTTGTATCAATGTCCATGACCGCCTAGCCATTGAGTTGGGTTGCCGTCCTTCCCTCAATCGCTGGGCCCAGGAAATGAACCTAGAGCGAGCCGTGTTGCGGGATATCATTCGCCAGGGTAAACAGCGTTGGGCTGAGCAAGTGGGCTTAAGCGTTAAAGAACTTGACTCGATCCTCAAGGCTGGGGCCAAGGCAAAAGAGCACATGATCCAGGCCAACCTCCGTTTGGTGGTTTCTGTGGCCAAAAAATATCAGAATCGCGGCCTCGAACTTTTAGACCTTATCCAAGAAGGAACCCTCGGTTTAGAGCGGGCGGTGGATAAGTTCGACCCGACAAAGGGCTATCGCTTCTCGACCTATGCCTACTGGTGGATTCGTCAGGGGATTACCCGGGCGATCGCCACCCAAAGTCGCACCATCCGTCTCCCGGTTCACGTCACCGAAAAGCTCAATAAAATCAAAAAAGCACAACGGCAAATTTCCCAAACCCAGGGTTGTACTCCCAGCTTAGACGACGTAGCCCAGGCCCTGGAAATGACTCCAGAGCAGGTGCGAGAGGTCTTACAAAAGGTTCCCCGTTCCGTCTCCCTCGAAATTCGCGTCGGCAAAGACCGGGACACAGAGTTAGGCGATCTCCTAGAAACCCAAGATGCTTCCCCCGAAGAAAATCTTGTGCGGGAGTCTCTGCAACGTGACTTGCATAACTTACTGACAGAACTCACCGACCGAGAACGGGAAGTCATTCAACTGCGCTATGGTCTAGGCGATGGTAAAACCTACTCCCTCGCAGAGATTGGCCGAATGCTAGAGCTTTCGCGGGAACGAGTACGCCAAATTGAGGCAAAGGCCCTCCAGAAACTCCGCCAGCCCAAACGCCGCAATATTATGCGGGATTACTTGGACACATTGTCCTAA